The genomic DNA GACAAGGACTTGCTGAGCCAGACGGCCATGCGCCGCAAGGAGGACTACTGCCTGTCGCTGCGCACTTTTTAGGGGGTAGGGCGCATAGTACTGGTATGAGTATCGCGCTTTCCCGCCTGCCCGGCGATTTTCTGGATTATTACCTCGGGCAGGGCTATTACCGCATGGGGCAGAACCTGTTCACCTGCGAGTTCCTACCCCTCGATACGGGCCTATATACCACGCATTGGCTGCGCCTGGCGGTGGCCCACGTGGCCTACGGCCCCAAGCAGCGCCGCCTGTTTCGGCTCAACGAGCGGTTTGGGGTGGCCGCCCGGCCTTTCCAGCTCACGCCCGAATACGAGGCGCTGTACGCGCGCTACTACGGGTCGATTGACTTCGACACCAACCCCTCGCTAGCCGACCTGCTGTTGGATGGCGGCACGCACAACGTGTTCGATACCAGCGTGCTGGAAGTGCGCGACGGCGAGCGGCTCATTGCGGCCGGCGTTTTCGACAGCGGCACCGACACCATTGCGGGCATCGTCAATTTTTACGACCCCAGCTACCACAAGCACAGCCTGGGCAAGTACCTGATGCTGCTCAAATTGGAGCACGCCCGCCGCCACCAGCTGGCGTATTACTACCCCGGCTACCTGGTGCATAACTATCCCAAGTTCGACTACAAGCTTTTTGCCTGCCCGGCCGCGACGGAGGTTTTCAATGCCCGCACTCACCAGTGGCGGCCTTTTAGCTGGGATGAGGTCAACCGGCAGGCCGCCGACCTGCTGGCCGAGCGGCAGGCGCGGGATTTAGCGGAAGAGGCGGAGTAGGATAATAAAAGGCTGTTTTATCTTGCTCTTCGGGGTGCCTTGTCGCCCAGAGTTGTTACGTTCTGGCGGGTGCCTCACCCCCTGACCCCCTCTCCGAAAAGGAGAGGGGACACCGGAAATGCAAAAGAGGTTAAAATTTGGGCTTAATTCACTTCTATTCAAAGCATTAGAGCAGAACCCAATGCCGCCTTTTCTAAACCGGTGTCTCCTCTCCTCTTCGGAGAGGGGGTCAGGGGGTGAGGTGCCCGCCAGAACGACTCGCCTGCGGGGGCTTCCGTAAGTTGCTGAGCCAGTTGGAAGAGCGGGGGTAGGGAAGGTTTCGTGAGGCCCTGAGAATTATGTTGCGGCCGCCTGCGTTGCTACGGACTTAGGCCGCGGGCAGCTCCTTCCAGGCGGGCGTATCTTTGCGGAACCTGGTTTTAACCTTGCGAAACCTTGCGCTATGTTCTCCGATACTGAATACGACCTGATTGTGGTGGGCGCGGGCCACGCCGGCTGCGAAGCCGCCGCCGCCGCCGCCAACCTGGGCTCGAAAGTGCTGCTGGTGACGATGAACATGAATACCATCGCCCAGATGTCGTGCAACCCCGCGATGGGGGGGGTAGCGAAAGGCCAGATTGTGCGCGAAATCGACGCGCTCGGCGGCCAGTCGGGCCTCATCACCGACCGCACCATGATTCAGTTTCGGATGCTGAACCGCTCCAAAGGCCCCGCCATGTGGAGCCCACGCGCCCAAAGCGACCGCATGCGCTTCGCCGAAGACTGGCGCATGACGCTGGAGCAGATTCCGAACGTCGATTTCTGGCAGGAAGCCGTGACTGGTTTGCTCGTTGAAAACGGTGCCTGCGTGGGCATTACCACCGCGCTGGGCATCGAGTTTCGGAGCAAAACGGTGGTGCTGACGAATGGTACCTTTCTCAACGGCCTCATTCACATTGGCGAGAAGAACTTTGGGGGGGGTAGGGCCGCGGAGAAGAACAGCCGCGGCCTCACGGAGCAGCTCGTGGAGCTGGGCTTCGAGGCCGGGCGCATGAAAACCGGCACGCCGCCCCGCGTGGACGGCCGCTCGCTCGACTACTCCAAGATGGAAGTGCAGGACGGCGACGCCAACCCGAGCCGCTTCTCGTACCTCGACACGCCGCCGCTCACCGGGCAGCGCCCGTGCTACATCACCTACACCAACGAGCGGGTACACAACATCCTGCGCGAAGGCTTTGAGAAATCGCCCATGTTTCAGGGGCGCATTAAGGGGCTGGGGCCGCGCTACTGCCCGAGCGTGGAGGACAAAATCAACCGCTTCGCCGACAAGGACCGCCACCAGATTTTTGTGGAGCCCGAAGGCTGGAGCACCGTGGAATGCTACGTGAACGGCTTTTCGAGCAGCTTGCCCGAAGATGTGCAGTACCGCGCTCTGCGCGAAATCGCGGGCTTTGAGAAGGCCAAGATGTTCCGGCCCGGCTACGCCATTGAGTACGACTTCTTCCCGCCGACGCAGCTCACTAATACGCTCGAAACCAAGCCGGTGCGCAACCTCTGGCTGGCGGGCCAGATAAACGGCACCACTGGCTACGAGGAGGCTGCCTGCCAGGGCCTGATGGCCGGCATCAACGCCCACCAGCGCGCCCACGACAAGCCTGCCTTCACGCTACGGCGCGACGAGGCCTACATCGGCGTGCTCATCGACGACCTTATCAACAAAGGCACCGACGAGCCCTACCGCATGTTCACGAGCCGCGCCGAGCACCGCATTATGCTGCGCCAGGACAACGCCGACCTGCGCCTCACGCCGCTGGGCCACGCCTTGGGCCTGGCCAGCGACGAGCGCCTGGCGCGGGTGCGCCAGAAGGAAGCCGACACCGCCGCCGCGCTGGCCGTGCTGGCCAATTTCGGCATCGAGCCAGCCACGATTAATGGCTTTTTAACTGAAAAAGGCTCGGCCGAGATTCACGAGAAAACCCGCGCCCTCAACCTGCTGCGCCGGCCCAATATCGAGCTGCCCGAGCTGGCCGCCGCGCTGCCCGCGCTGGCCGCGAAGCTGGCCGCGTTCAGCGCCGATGCCCAGGAGCAAGCTATTATTCAGACCAAGTACGAGACGTATTTGCAGAAGGAGCAGCAGCAGGCCCAGCGCATGCGTGAGCTGGAAGACTTCCGCATTCAGGGCCGCCTCAACTACGGGGCCATGCCCGCGCTCAGCCACGAGGCCCGCGAAAAGCTGCTCAAGATTCAGCCCGAAACCCTGGGCCAGGCCAGCCGCATCAGCGGCGTGAGCCCGGCCGACGTATCGGTGCTGATGGTGTACCTCAATAGATAATTATGAATTGTAAATTATGAATTATGAATTGGGTAAGAGCGTTTTAATATCCGCCGCAGCCCGGTTTTTAATTCATAATTTCTACTTCATAATTTATAACTGCTGTTACGCAACGGGGAGTAGCGCGAACGTTGTAGTTCGCGTTCCCGCGCCGTTAAAGCCATTGTAACGGCGCAGGGACGCGAACTACAAAGTTCGCGCTACTCCCCGTTACCATCTCGAATAAGATAGTGCGTAACAGCAGTTTATAATTCAACCGAGTGAACGAGTTACTAGAAAGTTGCCCGGTATGCGGCGGCACCGATTTGCCCGCCAGGCTGCAAGTGCAGGACAAGTCGGTGAGCCAGGAGACGTTTACCATTCAGCAGTGCGCGGGCTGCGGCTTGCAGTTCACCAACCCCCGGCCCGACGCAGCTAGCATTGGGCAATACTATGAGTCAGCGGCTTACGTATCGCACAACTCAGGGGCGCGGGGCCTGGTGAACCGCGTGTACCGGATGGCGCGCTTCTTCACCATGCGGCGCAAGGTGGCCCTCATCACGAAGCTGAATGGGGGTAGGGCGGGGAACTTGCTCGACTACGGCTGCGGCACGGGCCACTTTTTGGCGCGGGCCAAACGCGCAAGCTGGCAGGTAACGGGCCTGGAGCCCAACCCCGGCGCGCGCCAGGCCGCC from Hymenobacter psoromatis includes the following:
- a CDS encoding tRNA uridine(34) 5-carboxymethylaminomethyl synthesis enzyme MnmG — translated: MFSDTEYDLIVVGAGHAGCEAAAAAANLGSKVLLVTMNMNTIAQMSCNPAMGGVAKGQIVREIDALGGQSGLITDRTMIQFRMLNRSKGPAMWSPRAQSDRMRFAEDWRMTLEQIPNVDFWQEAVTGLLVENGACVGITTALGIEFRSKTVVLTNGTFLNGLIHIGEKNFGGGRAAEKNSRGLTEQLVELGFEAGRMKTGTPPRVDGRSLDYSKMEVQDGDANPSRFSYLDTPPLTGQRPCYITYTNERVHNILREGFEKSPMFQGRIKGLGPRYCPSVEDKINRFADKDRHQIFVEPEGWSTVECYVNGFSSSLPEDVQYRALREIAGFEKAKMFRPGYAIEYDFFPPTQLTNTLETKPVRNLWLAGQINGTTGYEEAACQGLMAGINAHQRAHDKPAFTLRRDEAYIGVLIDDLINKGTDEPYRMFTSRAEHRIMLRQDNADLRLTPLGHALGLASDERLARVRQKEADTAAALAVLANFGIEPATINGFLTEKGSAEIHEKTRALNLLRRPNIELPELAAALPALAAKLAAFSADAQEQAIIQTKYETYLQKEQQQAQRMRELEDFRIQGRLNYGAMPALSHEAREKLLKIQPETLGQASRISGVSPADVSVLMVYLNR
- a CDS encoding arginine-tRNA-protein transferase, with protein sequence MPGDFLDYYLGQGYYRMGQNLFTCEFLPLDTGLYTTHWLRLAVAHVAYGPKQRRLFRLNERFGVAARPFQLTPEYEALYARYYGSIDFDTNPSLADLLLDGGTHNVFDTSVLEVRDGERLIAAGVFDSGTDTIAGIVNFYDPSYHKHSLGKYLMLLKLEHARRHQLAYYYPGYLVHNYPKFDYKLFACPAATEVFNARTHQWRPFSWDEVNRQAADLLAERQARDLAEEAE